A single window of Acidimicrobiales bacterium DNA harbors:
- a CDS encoding 2-haloalkanoic acid dehalogenase, with protein sequence MSPPVAVTFDFWNTLVRATPGRFRRVRARRWRELLVAEGVQVEEEFLLDLFGRVVGVFEEHWAANRQFTAEDGAATALGWLAEATEVPPRLRDALVESFVRAGEDFEVEVAPDAGAVLAALADAGVPVGIVCDVGMTPSFILREYLTRHGLDRHVTHMSFSDEVGSYKPSPTIFRHALEGLGVADPAATVHVGDLRRTDVAGARGMGMLSVRYRAMVDDVPGEESPDPYPEAHHVVDDHRSVARLFGLEVVEVAG encoded by the coding sequence GTGAGCCCTCCAGTAGCCGTCACCTTCGATTTCTGGAACACGCTGGTCAGGGCTACGCCCGGTCGCTTCAGGCGGGTGCGTGCACGTCGGTGGCGTGAGCTGCTGGTCGCCGAGGGTGTGCAGGTGGAGGAGGAGTTCCTCTTGGACCTCTTTGGCCGGGTCGTGGGGGTTTTCGAAGAGCATTGGGCGGCGAACCGCCAGTTCACTGCCGAAGACGGTGCTGCCACCGCTCTCGGCTGGCTGGCCGAGGCCACGGAGGTGCCGCCTCGTCTGAGAGACGCTCTGGTGGAGTCGTTCGTGCGGGCTGGCGAGGATTTCGAAGTAGAAGTGGCGCCCGACGCGGGAGCCGTCCTCGCGGCTCTTGCCGATGCAGGAGTGCCGGTGGGGATCGTCTGTGACGTCGGGATGACACCGAGCTTCATCCTTCGCGAGTATCTGACCCGCCACGGTCTCGACCGGCACGTCACCCACATGTCCTTCTCCGACGAGGTCGGTTCGTACAAGCCGTCGCCGACGATCTTTCGGCACGCCCTGGAGGGTCTCGGGGTGGCTGATCCGGCTGCGACGGTCCACGTGGGCGACCTTCGCAGGACGGATGTGGCCGGTGCCCGCGGTATGGGGATGTTGTCGGTTCGCTACCGGGCCATGGTGGACGACGTCCCCGGTGAGGAGTCGCCGGATCCGTACCCCGAGGCCCATCACGTCGTGGACGATCATCGGTCGGTGGCGCGACTCTTCGGCCTGGAGGTCGTGGAGGTCGCCGGGTGA
- the purM gene encoding phosphoribosylformylglycinamidine cyclo-ligase, with product MGETYRAAGVDVDAAEAAVAKISALAEPTRDEHVLSSIGGFAAAVLLPKGARDPVLVSSTDGVGTKAVLAADTDRLDTIGVDLVAMCVDDAVCSGAAPLFLLDYLAVGRVDPERVERIVAGVALGCRTAGCALVGGEIAEHPGVMEPHRFDLAGFVVGVVERSEMLGPQRVRVGDRLVGLCSPGLRCNGYSLARRVLFEKAAMRFDDPAWDGADRTIAEELLEPSVIYAPTILDCMTRTAAVHACAHVTGGGLAANLGRVLPPHVDALVEWGSWPVPKIFTEIQRLGEVDAEEMRRVFNMGVGMVLVVDQDATGECVAAAAERGIEAWVIGEICPGEGLVRPR from the coding sequence ATGGGTGAGACCTACAGAGCTGCCGGCGTCGACGTCGACGCCGCCGAAGCTGCGGTCGCCAAGATCTCCGCCCTAGCCGAGCCGACACGCGACGAACACGTCCTCAGCTCGATCGGTGGCTTTGCCGCTGCGGTACTCCTCCCGAAAGGGGCCCGAGACCCTGTTCTGGTGAGCTCTACCGACGGCGTCGGAACCAAGGCAGTTCTCGCGGCCGACACGGATCGGCTCGACACGATAGGAGTCGACCTCGTGGCGATGTGCGTCGACGACGCCGTCTGCTCCGGAGCGGCCCCGCTGTTCCTCTTGGACTACCTGGCTGTGGGAAGGGTCGACCCGGAGCGCGTCGAGCGCATAGTCGCGGGGGTGGCGCTCGGATGCCGCACCGCCGGGTGCGCTCTCGTCGGAGGGGAGATCGCGGAGCACCCGGGGGTGATGGAGCCCCACCGTTTCGATCTCGCAGGCTTCGTCGTAGGCGTGGTCGAGCGATCCGAGATGCTCGGACCGCAGAGAGTCCGGGTTGGCGATCGCCTCGTGGGCCTGTGCTCACCCGGGTTGCGCTGCAACGGTTACTCGCTGGCTCGAAGGGTGTTGTTCGAAAAGGCGGCGATGCGCTTCGACGACCCTGCATGGGATGGAGCCGATCGCACGATCGCCGAGGAGCTCCTGGAACCTTCTGTGATCTATGCCCCCACGATCCTCGATTGCATGACCCGCACGGCGGCGGTGCACGCATGCGCACACGTCACCGGAGGTGGCCTGGCCGCGAACCTCGGCCGGGTGCTGCCGCCTCATGTCGACGCCCTGGTGGAGTGGGGCTCCTGGCCGGTGCCCAAGATCTTCACCGAGATCCAGCGGCTGGGTGAGGTGGATGCCGAAGAGATGCGTCGAGTCTTCAACATGGGTGTGGGAATGGTGCTGGTCGTGGATCAGGACGCCACAGGAGAATGCGTCGCCGCCGCGGCCGAGCGAGGCATCGAGGCTTGGGTGATCGGCGAGATCTGCCCGGGTGAAGGGTTGGTCCGGCCCAGGTGA
- a CDS encoding NAD-dependent malic enzyme: MAEMREDPRSEPRDDEADEILDTPTAAFSIRIRVRMRNVPGTLGRLAVAIGEVGGNITAMESFEAKTRYLDEDIVVNCRSEEHQKQVLDAIAELDGIEVLEWADRTFEMHQGGKIEVLPLCSVGDRDDLSMAYTPGVARVCMAIAQKPERVHELTIKKNTVAIVTDGTAVLGLGPIGPKAALPVMEGKALLFKEFAGVDAFPICLDVHEPDQVVETVERIAPSFGGVNLEDIAAPQCFEIEQKLVERLDIPVFHDDQHGTAVVTLAALENALKIVDKKMSELTVVISGVGAAGVAISKILLQAGVPHVIGVDRKGAIWEGREDLNPAKQWFAENTNPERRTGSLSEVLHGADVFIGVSGPGVLTREDLKRMAPDPIVFAMANPDPEIRPEEAEGIAAVVATGRSDFPNQINNVLCFPGIFRGALDAQATKITEGMKLAAADAIARSVSDDELAPDHIIPSVFDKSVAERVAEATAEAARREGVVRQA, from the coding sequence ATGGCGGAAATGCGAGAAGACCCGAGATCAGAGCCACGAGACGACGAGGCAGACGAGATTCTCGACACTCCCACTGCGGCATTCTCGATCCGCATTCGTGTCCGCATGAGGAACGTACCCGGAACCCTGGGACGACTCGCAGTGGCCATAGGCGAGGTGGGCGGGAACATCACCGCCATGGAGAGCTTCGAGGCCAAGACCAGGTATCTCGACGAGGACATCGTCGTCAACTGTCGTTCCGAAGAACACCAGAAGCAGGTGTTGGACGCGATAGCCGAGCTCGACGGGATAGAGGTCCTCGAGTGGGCTGATCGGACGTTCGAGATGCACCAGGGGGGCAAGATCGAAGTGCTGCCCCTCTGCTCGGTGGGTGACCGGGACGACCTGTCTATGGCCTACACCCCGGGGGTGGCGCGGGTCTGCATGGCGATCGCCCAGAAGCCGGAGAGGGTGCACGAGCTCACGATCAAGAAGAACACTGTCGCGATCGTTACCGACGGGACGGCGGTCCTCGGTCTGGGACCCATAGGGCCGAAGGCAGCTCTCCCGGTCATGGAGGGGAAGGCGCTGTTGTTCAAGGAGTTCGCGGGAGTCGACGCATTTCCGATCTGCTTGGACGTGCACGAGCCCGATCAGGTCGTGGAGACCGTCGAACGGATAGCACCTTCGTTCGGGGGTGTGAACCTGGAGGACATCGCTGCGCCCCAGTGCTTCGAGATCGAGCAGAAACTCGTCGAGCGGCTCGACATCCCGGTGTTCCACGACGACCAGCACGGCACGGCGGTCGTGACGCTCGCCGCTCTCGAAAACGCCTTGAAGATCGTCGACAAGAAGATGAGCGAACTCACCGTGGTCATATCGGGAGTGGGAGCCGCGGGCGTCGCGATCTCGAAGATCCTCCTCCAAGCAGGCGTTCCCCATGTGATAGGCGTCGATCGAAAGGGCGCCATATGGGAGGGGCGCGAGGATCTCAACCCGGCCAAGCAGTGGTTCGCCGAGAACACCAATCCCGAGCGGCGGACCGGCTCCCTCTCTGAGGTGCTGCACGGGGCAGACGTCTTCATAGGGGTCTCCGGACCGGGAGTGTTGACCCGTGAGGATCTCAAGCGAATGGCCCCCGACCCCATCGTGTTCGCGATGGCGAATCCCGATCCCGAGATCAGACCGGAGGAAGCAGAGGGAATCGCCGCGGTCGTGGCCACGGGGCGAAGTGACTTCCCGAACCAGATCAACAACGTCCTCTGCTTCCCGGGAATCTTCAGAGGCGCACTGGATGCACAGGCGACCAAGATCACCGAGGGCATGAAGCTCGCAGCTGCGGATGCCATCGCTCGTTCCGTCTCCGACGACGAATTGGCGCCCGATCACATCATCCCGTCCGTCTTCGACAAGTCGGTCGCCGAGCGCGTCGCAGAAGCGACCGCAGAGGCGGCCCGGAGGGAAGGTGTGGTGCGCCAGGCGTGA
- the clpS gene encoding ATP-dependent Clp protease adapter protein ClpS — protein sequence MSGVGATTLPVEVERPTGDTRVEPDYPWVVIVWNDPINLMSYVTYVFQKLFGYPREVAERLMWEVHTKGRAVVSSGDREKCELDVFRLHEHGLWATMQKDV from the coding sequence GTGAGTGGCGTCGGTGCGACGACCCTTCCAGTCGAAGTCGAACGCCCTACCGGCGACACGAGAGTCGAACCCGACTACCCGTGGGTGGTCATCGTCTGGAATGACCCGATCAACCTGATGTCATACGTCACGTACGTGTTCCAGAAGCTGTTCGGCTACCCGAGAGAGGTGGCCGAGAGGCTCATGTGGGAAGTGCACACCAAGGGACGTGCCGTGGTGTCCTCGGGCGATCGTGAGAAGTGCGAACTCGACGTGTTCCGCCTGCACGAGCACGGTTTGTGGGCGACGATGCAGAAGGACGTCTGA
- a CDS encoding putative cobyrinic acid a,c-diamide synthase: MAGVTAVANQKGGVAKTTTVHTLGAALAERGIRVLLVDLDPQACLTFSSGNDPDSLERSLHDVILGRESIDDVILKVRDFLHLVPATIDLAGSEVHLLARTGREYALKRALEGVRGSYDVVLIDCPPSLGILTINGLTAADEVLIPLQCETLGRRGVRQLLETIDDVRAYTNPGLVVRGVIATMFDGRTNLARQVVQQVRQEFGLHVFEPPIPKSVRFAEAPARGQTILEHAPRSAGAAAYRELSAHLWST, translated from the coding sequence GTGGCCGGGGTGACGGCGGTGGCGAACCAAAAGGGAGGAGTGGCCAAGACGACCACCGTCCACACCTTGGGCGCAGCCTTGGCCGAACGAGGAATCCGAGTGCTGCTGGTCGACCTCGATCCTCAGGCCTGCCTCACCTTTTCCAGCGGCAACGATCCCGACTCCCTCGAGAGGTCACTACACGACGTCATCCTCGGGAGAGAAAGCATCGACGACGTGATCTTGAAGGTCCGCGACTTCCTGCACCTCGTGCCGGCGACGATCGATCTGGCCGGTTCCGAAGTGCACCTCCTCGCACGCACAGGTCGCGAATACGCGCTGAAGAGAGCGCTGGAGGGGGTCCGCGGCTCATACGACGTCGTGCTGATCGACTGCCCGCCGTCTCTGGGGATCCTGACGATCAACGGGCTCACGGCGGCCGACGAGGTGCTGATCCCGCTCCAATGTGAGACGCTGGGGAGGCGAGGAGTCAGACAGCTCCTCGAGACGATCGACGACGTCCGTGCCTACACCAACCCCGGTCTCGTGGTGAGAGGGGTGATCGCAACCATGTTCGACGGTCGCACGAACCTCGCCCGACAGGTCGTCCAACAGGTGAGGCAGGAGTTCGGGTTGCACGTGTTCGAACCGCCCATACCGAAGTCCGTCCGTTTCGCAGAGGCACCTGCGCGAGGGCAGACGATCCTCGAGCACGCTCCCCGCTCCGCCGGTGCCGCCGCCTACCGCGAGCTCAGTGCGCATCTGTGGAGCACGTGA
- the paaG gene encoding enoyl-CoA hydratase — translation MSLDVERVGEVLVVTIDRPERRNAVDAATAESLYGVFVEFESDAETKAAVLTGAGGTFCAGADLKAIAEGRPNRVDPDVAQPGPMGCTRLTLSKPVIAAVEGHAVAGGLELALWCDLRVAARDAVFGVFCRRWGVPLVDGGTVRLPRLIGLSRAMDMILTGRPVDAVEAFEWGLVNRLAESGRALEVALDLATSLCRLPQNCLRSDRRSALEAWGLSEKEALANETRLGLETIRTGETLEGARRFSEGQGRHGAPV, via the coding sequence GTGAGTCTCGACGTCGAACGGGTGGGTGAGGTCCTCGTCGTCACGATCGACAGGCCGGAACGTCGCAACGCCGTCGATGCGGCCACCGCCGAGTCCCTGTACGGAGTCTTCGTCGAATTCGAGAGCGACGCCGAGACGAAGGCAGCGGTCCTCACCGGTGCCGGGGGCACCTTCTGTGCAGGTGCGGATCTGAAGGCCATCGCCGAGGGTCGGCCCAACCGGGTGGATCCGGACGTCGCACAGCCGGGCCCGATGGGCTGCACTCGGCTCACGCTTTCCAAGCCTGTGATCGCCGCAGTGGAAGGTCACGCAGTGGCCGGCGGCCTGGAGCTGGCCCTCTGGTGCGACCTCCGCGTGGCGGCGAGGGACGCTGTGTTCGGAGTGTTCTGTCGCAGGTGGGGGGTGCCGTTGGTCGACGGCGGTACCGTGAGACTCCCTCGCCTGATCGGTCTGTCGAGGGCAATGGACATGATCCTCACGGGGAGGCCGGTGGACGCGGTCGAGGCTTTCGAATGGGGTCTGGTGAACAGGCTCGCAGAGAGCGGGCGAGCTCTGGAGGTGGCGTTGGATCTCGCCACATCGCTCTGCAGGTTGCCGCAGAACTGCCTCAGGAGCGACAGGAGATCGGCGTTGGAAGCTTGGGGTCTCTCCGAGAAGGAAGCCTTGGCGAACGAGACCAGACTCGGTCTCGAGACGATTCGGACGGGGGAGACCCTAGAGGGAGCACGGCGGTTCTCTGAAGGTCAGGGAAGGCACGGGGCTCCCGTGTGA